The Coffea arabica cultivar ET-39 chromosome 1e, Coffea Arabica ET-39 HiFi, whole genome shotgun sequence genome has a window encoding:
- the LOC140015899 gene encoding uncharacterized protein: MTTNNAMFFEGQSVTRPPLFNDPFDASTIDTETNRPRPKIRRKLTAEDRTHLTLNAKAMNVLYSALDSNESVRVNGCKSVKEIWNKLREIHEGSENVREQKKSILVTKYESFKMEPHENIDKMYCRFNDLIKDL, from the exons atgacaaccaacaatgccatgttctttGAGGGACAATCTGTAACTAGACCCCCTTTGTTCAATG ATCCGTTTGATGCCTCTACTATTGATACAGAGACAAACAGGCcgagaccaaaaataagaaggaaaCTAACTGCTGAAGATAGAACCCATCTCACTCTGAATGCCAAGGCGATGAACGTACTATacagtgctttagactcaaatgaatctgtTAGAGTCAATGGCTGTAAATCTGTAAAAGAAATCTGGAACAAACTTCGAGAAATACACGAAGGAAGTgaaaatgtgagagaacagaagaAGTCTATTCTGGTCACGAAGTATGAATcctttaagatggaacctcacgAAAATATCGATAAGATGTATtgcagattcaatgatcttattaaggatCTATAA